TTTATGTagaaaagaatataaataatttaaataaataaaaaaacaaaaacaataTAAAAATTATCAAAATACGTGGACCAATCAGATCAACTGACGCGTTTTGATTTTTCCATGAAAAATGTGACTAACGCCCCGGTTTCGTCACCGGTGATGCCCCACTAAGGGCGTCAGGGGGCGTCACCCGTCGCCAGCATATCTGATGGGACCCCTCTGACGCCGCATTAAAATTGGTCTAACGGGCCACTGGAAATGGTCTTAGGAGAGTGTCGTCTTATGTCTCGACAACCTAAGTCTGGCTATTTAACTAAGAAATTGCCAAGTAATAAGGCTCCGTTGGACCACACCAAATATCGTTTAGTTGAtctagttagattcataaaaactgAAAACGAACCCAATCCTTATCCACGTTAAAAAGTCATTAATGTCAAtattttccttatttttcagagatGGACCCACCCAAATATTGTCTCTTCTTGCATGACCGCCCCAAGCTACAAATCACATATATTTTCCCAGTTTTGTTGGTATTCAAGACCATGCAATCTTATTGCATGCATTCAATAATTCCAAGACCAATTTCTTACGTACAAGTAAAGCGGATAAACGGATAAATAAATGTATCTATGCTAGGAATATTCGGACAAGATAAATATTTTACCCCGGTAGATAGATAAATTTACTATattatgcgataaataaaatatgttTATTTAGATGTAGTACCTACGCAATCTTACCGTGTTATATGTAATTGTTTCCAATACGTTTTCTGATATGACGCTACTAGTCAGTGACGTTGTTTAAATAGAATTTTTGAGGGGCAAAATTAAGCATAAATAGGTAatataaaagttttttttttttcttatgttGTTGGCCATAATTTTTTTTAAACGGACTCTAATTTAATTTATAAAAGCTCAAATGTTAGTAATTCAAATAACTAAAAAATCGCACAAACTTGAGAGGACGAGTACAGCTCCTAACCCCTTAGACCATTCTTATCACAACGTTATGGGCAAAAAATTACCTCCATCACGCCCCTATCACGCCACTATGGGGCGTGATGGAAGAGAAAATGGGTTGGCGTGATCACTACATCACGGATAGAAaatgtgtgtgtgggggggggggatTTAACCCAATCACAATTTAAATAAAtccttttataatttaattaaatcaataaaaataataaaataactccATCACACAACCATCACCCAATACCACTACAAACGCCATCACGCCATCACCTTTTTCAAATCAGCATTATACCCCACAAAAACACCCATCACACCCCATCACGCCCATCACCACTACAAATGGTCTTACAAGTTCTGCCATGCTAGCTAGTAAGGTTTAAATTAACCAGAATCCTTTATACGAATGTCAAAACCTCGACTACTGATCTTAAATGTTTTCTTGCCTACAAGTACTATATATAATATCACATTGCTAATAGCATTTCATCCACAAAAGTTCAGCTAGAATCACAACCTGCATTGCATGGATCCATATCTTTTTATCACCCTAGCACTACTCCTTGCAACTTCATTTCTATTCACTAACTTCCGTCCTAAATGGGCTAACCTTCCACCAACAATCTTCCCAACCCTCCCCATAATCGGCCACCTTCACCTAGTCAAGACTCCACTCCACAAAACCTTCGCGGACCTCGCCACAAAACACGGTCCGATCCTTCTCCTTCGCTTTGGGTCCCGCCCCGTCCTCTTGGTCTCCTCTCCTTCCGCGGCAGAAGAATGTTTCACCAAAAACGACATTGTATTCGCCAGTCGTCCACGTTTGCACTTTGGTAAAATTCTGGCGGCCAACTTCATGACCATTGGTTGGTCCCCGTACGGTAACCATTGGCGTAACCTACGTCGAATTACTAATTCAGAGATTCTATCTTCGCACCGGCTCAATGAGTCTCATGAGGTGTTTGTGGACGTAGGACGAGATTTGGTACGTAAACTAGTCTCATACTCGTCCTCTCCGGTTAACCTGACGTTGGTGTTTCACGAGTTAATGTTGAACGTGATGATGACGTTGATGTGTGGAAAAAAGTATGCTTATAAAGATATAGAGGAAAAAGGTGAAGTATTTCTTGAAATAGTGAAGGAGATGTCAAGAATTGGGGATGCAGGGAATATAGATGATCATTTGCCATTTTTGAAATGGTTCGGGATTAAGAGATTAAAGAGAGAGATGAATGCGGTCAAGAAAACGGGACATGAATTCATTCGCGTGTTGATTGAACAATTTAGGAATATAAAGGATGATAGTGTTGATGAAGATGAAAACAAGAAGAAAAGTACATTGATTAAAGTTCTATTTAAGATGCAAGAAAGTGATCCTGAGTTATATCATGATGGATTTGTTAGAAGCTTTATGATGGTAAGATCACATTATCTTTCCCTATATTTTGAATTTTTATGATTTTAATagctactccgtatttatttttgtAAAAGGTTGATAACCACTTCTGACCTAACGGGGAGCTCATCAACTTAGAAACTTTGAGGTTGTGAGTTCTAGTCCCGTCGTAGACAAAAAGAGCGTGTGTTTGTTGTTAAAAAAAACGTTGATAACCATTAACCAGCAACACTAACCAGTTCACTAGTTCTTGAATTGCATGCATTTAAGGTAAACGGATGTATTGGTTTTTCATATTCATACTACTGGGGAAGGACGAATAATTTACTTGGATGTACACGGCCTACTAGGTTTCCCTGATCATTTTCGACCCTTTCTCTAACGCATTTACGTAAGGTTTTAACAAAATTTAATATCTGTATGCACTGATCATCTGTTTTTTGTTGATAATCAGAACCTATTATCTGCTAGTACTGATGCTCTTGCTTCAACTATGGAATGGGGTTTGGCACTTCTGCTAAACCATCCGGACGTTCTCGAAAAAGCACGAAAAGAAATCGACGAAATTGTAGGTAACAAACGTCTTGTAGACGAATCAGACGTCAACAATTTACCTTACCTTCGGTGTATTATAAACGAGAATTTGCGATTGCACACGCCAACACCTCTATTAATACCTCACGAGGCGTCAGAAGATTGTGTCGTTGCCGGATATCACGTCCCTCGTGGGACCATGTTACTAGTCAATCTATATGCCATACATCATGACCCGAAGCTATGGACTAACCCTGAAAAGTTCGACCCGGAAAGGTTCCAAGGCAAAGATGGAATTAAAAATGGGTACAAGTACTGGCCGTTTGGGTCCGGAAGGAGGGTTTGTCCTGGAGACGGAATGGCTATGCGAATGATCGGGTTAACGTTGGGCTTGATGATTCAGTGTTTCGATTGGGAACGAATTAGTGATGAGATGATTGATATGCACGAAGGTCCTGGGCTTAACATGTCGAAAGCTCAAGCGTTGATAGCCAAATGTAGACCGCGTTCAGTAATGCAACATTTGTTGTCGTAGGCTTGTGTCCGTTGTAAGATTTAGGCTAGCGTTATTTAGGCTAGCGTTAATTAGGGCACGTTTGTTAATTAGAGAATAAGTGAACTACTACTTAATGTTGCTATTTACATTAGAAGTTATTACTTTCTATATGTAACCCGTATTAGTAACATCGTGAAATAAATATTTATTTCTTGTATTCAACTAAATATTTATTTCTTGTAGTTAACTACTTGGCCTGCTACGTTATGTTATTTTCTCAATTATATCAACAATTGAAGATATTTTTCGAGCAATTAATAAATCTATATGACTAATTCGATCGGAATGTTCACATCCTGATCAGTTGTAGCCATAATTTGGGTTAAATCATATTTCAGGTTAAAGTCAGACTGCTAGTGTTACTTAACCCCAATTTTGACCTAAACATATAATTAGCTATTTGTATCCACTTTAGGCTACTAACCACACATTCTAACCGATGTGAATAATGCGAACTCAATGAAATAGGACACTTGATCAACGATAATTGAAAATCGGCTTACATATCAGATGCAACTGCAGTTAATATGTCAGCTGCGCCCCAAAACTCAGTATCTATATTATGCATAAGTAGTGCTGTCAATAAGAATCTGTTTTGATAGCTCAAATATCGATTGACATTACTTATTACTCCACAATAACTATTATAACCTGTCTTTAAAAGATCAACCTATTGCATCGATCAGACAAGATCAAATTTGACCTATAACTAAGGCTGGATAACATTGAACAATatgttgtagctcatgtggtagtcGTCTTTGTTTCTTAGCGAAATGTCAAGAGCTCGACTCCCTTGGGTGCAGCATTGAACACAAGGTTGCCCTTTAACGCTTTAATTCCACAAAGGTGCCTTCCGCAAATCGCATTGCGGGGGCAGAGGGGGAGGGGGAGGTTTTACCTCACATACCCTCGGATTGGCCGGGTTTCCTCCTGGACAGCAGTTggtggcgggttatgcaactgtggGAGATGAACTCGTGGGTGGTTTAGTCCTCTGGGTGATTCCGAGTTActgttaaaaaaaaaactgaataacATTGTAGTTAATGAATCACTCCAGTATTTCATCATTACACTCATTGTTGATTCCCGGATGCTTTTCTGATATGATTATATGAAGGTTAAATCACTCATATGAAGAACTTGATCACTTTGTTTTAGGTTTTGCAGCTTTCTCTTGGCGACAAGAATATGCTGATAATTAAGAACCTTTTTGGTTTCTTGACTATTTAAATTCAGTAATACCATACACAAGAGTTTATGTACTTAAACTTGCACATATTTGACAATGTCATCTTATTCGACCAaaacaaagaagaagaaaaaacgagTAAAGGAACACACGTGGACAACAAAGGAACTCGTACTAGACACACATTGCATATATTTGGAAGATTTTCAAATTCAAGTCGTCTGGCTTGTGAATTGAATATTCACGGAATATGCTATTTTTTGTGAAATTGAAGACTCGGTTGAATGTTGCTACCCAACGGACCCCACCAGAATTTTAATGTAACCCCAGGTTGTTAATGGGTTTCCACCTGTTAAAATTAGAATCGAAAGCTAGATTTGTTGTAAACGATTGATCAGTGATTGTTTTTCATTAACTTGAATTAATTTATTGTTGCAATGAAAATGTGTTTATATAAACACCATGTATAACAACTAATTCTAATTTGGGATAGGATCCAATTGAGCTTTGGAACCCCCTTTTACATTTATGGAAAAAGTTGCTGTTTGTGCAGTTTTTGGTATCCGTTGAAAGGCAGTCTTGTGATCTTCTAAAACGGGAAATGATGAAGTTTGACTTCTGATCTCAAGAGTCAAAGTTACCCAAACAGGTAAGTTGTTTTGTTGCTgaattctaacactccccctcaagttgaatggtGGGGTTTTCAATATTCAACTTGCCAAGAACTTCGCTGAAGAGTCTTCCGTTGACAGATTTCGTGAGGATGTCGACAAGCTGATCTTCTGATCTGATTGATGGTAGTGAGATAATTTCGCCATCTAACTTCTCTCTGATAAAATGTCTATCAATCTCAATATGTTTAGTGCGGTCATGTTGAACAGGATTTTTCGAGATAGCGATTGCTGCTTCATTGTCGCACATGATTTGAATAGCTTCTTGTGGTGGAAAACCAATTTCTGTTAGTAACTTCTTGATCCATAAGGACTCGACAACTCCTTTGGCTATTCTTCTAAATTCTGATTCGGCACTTGAAAGTGAGACAACtttttgtttcttacttttccatgCCAAAAGATTGCCCCCGACTAATGAGAAGAATCCAGATGTAGATTTTCTATCTCCTTTCTCACCAGCCCAACTTGCATCCGTGTATATTTGAGTTCTTAGATGTCCATTTCTTTTGAAAACAACTCCATGATCCGCTGTTTTCTTCAAATATCTGATGATTTTCATTACAGCTTTCATATGATGAAcatgtggttgatgcatgaattgactcacaactccaactgcatgtgctatatcaggtcgagTATGAGCAtgatagatgagttttcccaccatcctttggtattgtcctttatcagcaagatcagcttcatcttccatatatagcttatggtttggaatcattggagtatcagctggtttgcaattaatcatacctgtttctgcaagaaaatcaagaacatacttcttttgacagataaatattccctgttgggatcgtaatacctcaatccccaaaaaatatttaagtctgcccaagcctttcatttcaaattctttaaataagttcatttttaagttagaaatttcctctttatcattttccgttattatcatatcatcaacataaatgattaaacatgtaatcaaatttCCTATTCGTTTAAAGAAGAGAGTATGATTCGAGTTACTTTTGTTTGAAATCacattttttcataaataaagtaaaTCTCCTAAACCAAGCCCGTggagattgttttaacccatataaagcctttttaagtcgacaaacttccctgtTTTTGAAGTTGTCAGTGAATCCTGGTGATGCTTCCGTATAGACTTCTTCCTTTAATTCGCGATGTaaaaaagcattcttcacatcaaattggtgaagtggccaatcttcatttgcagcgatagaaaagagaactctaatggtatcaatctTCGCAACTGGAGAGAAGGTTTTGGAGTAATCGATCCCATATGTCCGAGTGTATCCTTTCGCAACCAGTCGAGCTTCATatctttcaatagttccatctgGTTTATATTTTATCGTAAATACCCATCGA
This genomic stretch from Rutidosis leptorrhynchoides isolate AG116_Rl617_1_P2 chromosome 11, CSIRO_AGI_Rlap_v1, whole genome shotgun sequence harbors:
- the LOC139877790 gene encoding cytochrome P450 81Q32-like, yielding MDPYLFITLALLLATSFLFTNFRPKWANLPPTIFPTLPIIGHLHLVKTPLHKTFADLATKHGPILLLRFGSRPVLLVSSPSAAEECFTKNDIVFASRPRLHFGKILAANFMTIGWSPYGNHWRNLRRITNSEILSSHRLNESHEVFVDVGRDLVRKLVSYSSSPVNLTLVFHELMLNVMMTLMCGKKYAYKDIEEKGEVFLEIVKEMSRIGDAGNIDDHLPFLKWFGIKRLKREMNAVKKTGHEFIRVLIEQFRNIKDDSVDEDENKKKSTLIKVLFKMQESDPELYHDGFVRSFMMNLLSASTDALASTMEWGLALLLNHPDVLEKARKEIDEIVGNKRLVDESDVNNLPYLRCIINENLRLHTPTPLLIPHEASEDCVVAGYHVPRGTMLLVNLYAIHHDPKLWTNPEKFDPERFQGKDGIKNGYKYWPFGSGRRVCPGDGMAMRMIGLTLGLMIQCFDWERISDEMIDMHEGPGLNMSKAQALIAKCRPRSVMQHLLS